One part of the Dermacentor andersoni chromosome 2, qqDerAnde1_hic_scaffold, whole genome shotgun sequence genome encodes these proteins:
- the LOC140216105 gene encoding tigger transposable element-derived protein 6-like — protein MLPSKTLEMKGQRCHGGKHSKKRVTVLLCANADGSDKCPPLVIGESARPRCFKGNRSLPVKYVANSRSWMTQAIFSEWVASFNCDMRRQGRRVCLLLDNCSTHHILDVELTNVELKYFPPNCTSIIQPLDQGVIRSLKCAYRQRVMQRLLLNVETGRDTKLELYMALQMMAAAWAATGWPVIANCFTHAGFKLGDSDTDSTEDAADCNGAVHPPADVIASWAALQGAGSVPSSVELDDFIDADINVIAREELSDEDIIKSVRDDGGQSDDDEVPDLHPPATSRVLDAFDIIRNSVAVHDDDIAMQLLAECENRVMMLLGKKRKQSTLLDF, from the exons ATGCTGCCGTCAAAAACCCTCGAAATGAAAGGTCAGCGTTGCCACGGTGGGAAACACAGTAAGAAGCGCGTGACCGTGCTGCTGTGCGCCAACGCGGACGGATCCGACAAGTGCCCACCGCTAGTCATTGGGGAGAGTGCAAGGCCCCGTTGct ttaaaggtAATAGGAGCCTTCCCGTAAAATATGTCGCCAACAGCCGCTCCTGGATGACGCAGGCCATTTTCTCCGAGTGGGTCGCGTCATTTAACTGCGACATGAGGAGGCAGGGCCGGCGGGTGTGCTTATTGCTGGACAATTGCTCCACTCATCATATTCTGGATGTGGAGCTCACAAATGTGGAGCTGAAGTACTTTCCGCCGAACTGCACTTCGATCATACAGCCACTTGACCAAGGTGTCATTAGAAGTCTGAAGTGCGCCTACCGCCAGCGAGTGATGCAGCGTCTCCTATTGAACGTGGAGACCGGTCGCGACACGAAGTTAGAGCTGTACATGGCGCTGCAGATGATGGCTGCTGCGTGGGCTGCAACTGGATGGCCAGTTATCGCGAACTGTTTCACGCACGCTGGCTTCAAGCTCGGAGATTCAGACACCGACTCCACTGAGGATGCTGCTGACTGCAACGGAGCAGTGCATCCGCCAGCAGACGTAATTGCGTCCTGGGCGGCCCTTCAAGGTGCCGGAAGTGTGCCATCCAGTGTCGAGCTGGACGACTTCATCGACGCTGACATCAATGTGATCGCCCGGGAGGAATTGAGCGATGAGGACATCATAAAAAGTGTCCGCGACGACGGGGGGCAGTCGGATGACGACGAAGTGCCAGACCTGCACCCACCGGCCACATCACGCGTACTGGATGCGTTCGATATCATCAGAAACAGCGTAGCTGTGCATGACGACGACATCGCGATGCAGCTACTCGCCGAATGCGAAAATCGCGTCATGATGCTtctaggaaaaaaaaggaagcagtcGACACTGCTTGACTTCtga